ACACAAGTGATTGATGTATTTCAAAAGGCGTATCCGAATAGTCACATCATCCGCGTGCACGATGATGTGAGGATGGATAAACAAGCCAAACAAATGTTAGTTGCGATGACACCGTTAGCATGGCAATTGTCGCAAGCAGAAAGGCAACAAGTTGTTGAAGCACTGCCAGAGACAATCACGTTGGATGTAAGTGTATTGATGAATGAGTAAAATTATACCATGTGCGACAAAGAGTAGGTTGAAATGAATTAGCCATACACAGAATGTAGTCTCAGGTGTTTTGTCTTGAGTCATTGGAAAACAGAGTGTAGTCTCAGGTGTTTTGCTTGAATCGCTGGAAAACAGAGGATGAGCTCAGGTGTATTGCCGTGAACCACTGGAACATAAGGTGTGAGCCTATGTGCTTTGTCTTGAACCGCTGAAAAACAGAGTGTGAACTAAGGTGCTTTACGTGAATCGCGAAAAGCAAGCACCATTGCTTTGCACTACTGGAACACAAAGTGTAGGCGATTATAGCCTTGAATTGCTGGAGTTGCCGTCTTAGTAGTCTGCGGGCGCTTCAAGCGCTATGCGAATTAGCCGTCAGAACTGCCTGGGTAAATCAGAACAAACAAGCGTTGGCATGCGATAAGATGCAGAAAAAATCTTTAACATAGACTTTGTATCAGCGGATTGAAGTTGAAAAGGGGGAATATAATTGAATATGCAAACCATTATCCGGGAAATTATTAGTACCATTATTACTTTTGTAGTGATTTTTGCGGTTGTATGGGGGATTCAAAAAACGATTGTACAGCCATTTAAAGTGGATGGACATTCAATGGATTATACTTTACAACATGATGAACGATTATTTATGTGGAAATTAGCGAAGATTGACCGTTTTGATGTTGTCGTTTTAAAAGCGCCATTCAATTCAAAAGAATTATATGTGAAGCGTGTTATTGGTTTGCCGGGCGATACCGTTGAAGTAAAAGATAATCAATTAATATTGAATGGTAAAGCAATGGACGAGCCGTACTTAGCGCAAAAACAAGCAGAGTATCCAGGAAACTTTACGGAAGACTTTAACTTAGAATCAATTACCGGTAAAGCAAAAATTCCCGAAGGCTATGTCTTTGTAATGGGGGATAATCGACGGAATTCAGTAGATGGACGCAGTTTTGGTCTAACATCGATTGAAGATATAGTCGGTGAAGCAGATGGTGTGATATGGCCATTGGATAAATGGGGGGTTCTAACTAAATATAAGTTAAATGATGCTCAAGATGCTATTGTCGAGCGTTAATGGTCGAGTGGATGTCGGTGGTTTCAGGCATCTGTATTTTATTAAATGCGTGCAGATGTGAGTATTTAGCTTGGAAATACAGTAACAGAGGACATGGTGGCATCGCAACGTTGTTTTTTCGCTATAGAGCTTCAGTAATCATTGCAATTTGAAAAGTGAACCGGTAGAATAAAAAGGGATAAAAAGCGACTAGGTCATAAGGATATTTTTGCTGGTGATTGCATTGGATAATGTAACGGCTGTAATACCATAGGAAAGTCGTTAAAGTACTAGAAAATATAGTGTGACAATGAGTAAGCTGAAATAAAGCTTTATAAGAAGTCTTCACCGTTTGGATGGCGTATGGAGAGAGTTCATGAAGTTTGTGTCAGTTTAATGCATTAGAGCCAGAATCGGAGTGATTATTAGATGAAAGCACGAGCAATTATTCGGGAAATCATTAGTACCATTATTACCTTTTTAGTGGTCTTTGCGGTCGTATGGGGGATTCAAAAAACGATTGTTCAGCCATTTAAAGTGGATGGACATTCAATGGATTATACTTTACAACACGGTGAACGATTATTTATGTGGAAATTGGCTAATATTGACCGTTTTGATGTGGTGATTTTAAAAGCACCGTCAAATCCGGAAGAAAAATTATATGTGAAGCGTGTCATTGGTTTGCCAGGTGACACTGTTGAAGTAAAAGATAATAAATTAATATTGAATGGTAAAGCAATGGACGAGCCGTACTTAGCACAAAAACAAGCAGAGTATTCAGGGAACTTTACGGAAGACTTTAATTTAGAATCAATTACCGGTAAAGCAAAAATTCCCGAAGGGTACGTCTTTGTAATGGGAGATAATCGACAAAATTCATTAGATGGACGTAGTTTTGGATTAATTCCAATGGATTATATTATCGGTGAGGCGGACGTCGTCATGTGGCCGGTTAATAAATTAGGAATGCTAACCAAATATAAATTAAATGATACCCAAGATAAAATTGTCGAACGGTAACTAAACACGGTGTGACAATGAGCGTATTGATACGAAGGTCTTTAAATATCAACTTAGGCTTGTGTTTTAAAAATAGAGTCGCTATAATAGTGACAGATATAGATTAGTAATCTTTCATGTACATCGCTAGAGAACGTTGTCTGAGGCTGGAAACAACGGATGGATGGTTAGATGAACCTACTATAAGGTAATCAGTTGGGCGGACACCCTTATCAGTCATAAGTTGGTTTATCTATAAGGATAAACAAATAAGGTGGTACCGCGGAGTAGCTGTTCTTCGTCCTTAATTTCTAAGGATGAAGAACAGCTATTTTTAACATAGTGCGAGAGAGGGCGTTCTGCCTTGAACCACTGGAAAACACGGTGTGAGAGAGGGTGCTCTGACTCAGACCACTGGAGCAGAGGTCGTAGAAGTGCATAAGCACTTCAAGAGCTATGCGAAGTGGAAGTCAAGTCAATCCAAGCGAGCCCAAATATAACATAGTGCGGGAAATGGCATTTTTCCCGAAGCAAAAAAGGAGCGAAAGAAAAATGGTAACACGTCGAGAAGATTTTTCAAAATGGTATTTACAAACCATTCAACAAGCAAATTTAATGGATTATTCACCTGTTCGTGGCTGTATGATTTTTAAACCAGATGGTTATGAAATTTGGGAACATATTCAAAAAGCGATGGACACGCGTTTTAAAGCAGAGGGTGTGCGTAATGCGTACTTTCCAATGTTGATTCCGGAATCGTTTTTCCAAAAAGAGAAAGACCACGTAGAAGGTTTTAGTCCAGAATTACCATGGGTAACTGAAGCGGCAGGCGAACAATTAGAAGAACGACTAGCATTGCGTCCAACGTCAGAGACGATTATTGGCGATGCATTCAGCAATTGGATTCAGTCTTATCGTGATTTACCGATGGAAATTAATCAATGGGCCAATGTGTTCCGTTGGGAAAAGAGAACAATGCCGTTTTTACGGACATCAGAATTTTTATGGCAAGAGGGCCATACTGCTCACGCAACAGCAGAAGAAGCGGTTAATCGTACGATGCGTATGTTGAATATTTATCGTGAAGTGGTAGAGGGTACATTAGCCATTCCAGTCTTTATGGGTGAAAAAACACCGTCAGAACGCTTTGCCGGTGCTGAACAAACATTTTCAATTGAAGCAATGATGCAAGATGGTAAAGCGGTTCAAGCCGGAACCTCTCATTATATGGGAACACGGTTTGCGCAAGCGTTTGATATTAAGTTTTTAAATACGGATAATGAGCATGTGCATGCGTATACTACTTCTTGGGGAACATCCACACGTTTAATTGGTTCGATGATTATGACGCATAGTGATGACCAAGGGCTAGTATTGCCACCAGCAGTAGCGCCAACACAAGTGGTCTTTATTCCTGTAGGACCTTGGCAAAAACAACCTGCGATTATGGAGAAAATAACGGCTTTAAACGCTGAGTTGGTTCAAGCTGGTATTCGTACGAAAATTGATGATACGGATAATCGCCCTGGTTTCAAATTCAATGAATGGGAATTACGTGGTGTACCAGTGCGCATAGAGGTTGGACCACGTGATTTGGAAAATAATCAAGCGATGTTAAAAGCGCGTGATGCACAAGAAAAAGTAGCAGTATCTCTTGATAACTTTACAACAAGTATTCAAGCAGAGTTACAAACCATGCAAGAACGTTTATTAGAAAAAGCGCGTCAAATGAATCAAGAAAATATTTATACAAACATTGAAACATTGGATGAATTGAAAGCACATATTGAGGAAAAACGTCAAGCAGGTGAAGTACCAGGATGGATTTTAGCAGGTTGGGATGGTACAAAAGAAAGTGAAGCGAAGATTAAAGAAGAAACTGGATTTACGACACGTAACATACCATTTGCCGCTCAAGTAGAGGACAAAGCAACGTGTATCGTTACTGGAAAACCAGCCAAACATACTGTTTGGTTAGCGCGGGCCTACTAATTAACAAGTATGAGAATGGCGGTAAAATCATTTTCGTTGTCTTATAAACACAAATAAACCAGTGGATAAGAGTGCGTTGAAAATAAAAATCGCCAGAGAGAATCTTGATTTATCAAGGACCGACTGGTGATTTTTATATATTTTTAAATTTTACGACTAAAAAAGAGAGGGGATTCCTGTATAACCTAAACTCCCCAATAATGGCACTTTATGTTCAGATGTCGTTACTCACGCAAGTATCGGTTCGCGTGTTCAAAAATAACTAATCAAATCACAGACCACCTAAGCAGTTGGTTGCCTAAAAAAACGGTTTTTAAAAAACAAGGGGAGTTTACCTATTTTTAGGAAATGAAGAGAAAAATCAATAACAAAACAAGCTTTTTCCGTAAAAATTGCGAGAAAAGACGTGATTTCTTATATAGTTTTGATGCTTTTCTATGAGAATTTCCTTAGAAAAAGTCCGAAGCGCGAATACATTGATGCTAGAAAAGTTGCTTTTTACTAGAAAATATACTATGATATCATCTATATTGAGAAGATTTATAGTGAATGGCTCGTCTTATAACATACTGCATTGCAAAAAAAATAAACGACTCAAGTAAGAGTTTTAAATAAACCATAAAGTGAGAGAGGCTGTTCTGGCTTGAACCACTGGAGAAAAAAACGCAGGAGAGCGTCAAGCGCTCCAAGAGTTTTTCGAAGTGGACGTCAAGACAAGCCGAACGAACCAGAATAAAAGGAGTGTA
The genomic region above belongs to Aerococcaceae bacterium zg-1292 and contains:
- the lepB gene encoding signal peptidase I; the protein is MQTIIREIISTIITFVVIFAVVWGIQKTIVQPFKVDGHSMDYTLQHDERLFMWKLAKIDRFDVVVLKAPFNSKELYVKRVIGLPGDTVEVKDNQLILNGKAMDEPYLAQKQAEYPGNFTEDFNLESITGKAKIPEGYVFVMGDNRRNSVDGRSFGLTSIEDIVGEADGVIWPLDKWGVLTKYKLNDAQDAIVER
- the lepB gene encoding signal peptidase I; translation: MKARAIIREIISTIITFLVVFAVVWGIQKTIVQPFKVDGHSMDYTLQHGERLFMWKLANIDRFDVVILKAPSNPEEKLYVKRVIGLPGDTVEVKDNKLILNGKAMDEPYLAQKQAEYSGNFTEDFNLESITGKAKIPEGYVFVMGDNRQNSLDGRSFGLIPMDYIIGEADVVMWPVNKLGMLTKYKLNDTQDKIVER
- a CDS encoding proline--tRNA ligase, which encodes MVTRREDFSKWYLQTIQQANLMDYSPVRGCMIFKPDGYEIWEHIQKAMDTRFKAEGVRNAYFPMLIPESFFQKEKDHVEGFSPELPWVTEAAGEQLEERLALRPTSETIIGDAFSNWIQSYRDLPMEINQWANVFRWEKRTMPFLRTSEFLWQEGHTAHATAEEAVNRTMRMLNIYREVVEGTLAIPVFMGEKTPSERFAGAEQTFSIEAMMQDGKAVQAGTSHYMGTRFAQAFDIKFLNTDNEHVHAYTTSWGTSTRLIGSMIMTHSDDQGLVLPPAVAPTQVVFIPVGPWQKQPAIMEKITALNAELVQAGIRTKIDDTDNRPGFKFNEWELRGVPVRIEVGPRDLENNQAMLKARDAQEKVAVSLDNFTTSIQAELQTMQERLLEKARQMNQENIYTNIETLDELKAHIEEKRQAGEVPGWILAGWDGTKESEAKIKEETGFTTRNIPFAAQVEDKATCIVTGKPAKHTVWLARAY